Proteins encoded together in one Candidatus Poribacteria bacterium window:
- the acs gene encoding acetate--CoA ligase → MANNVFLPADTAYPIEDAHVNSLETYQAQYADSIQDPEAFWATIAERLTWYQKWDTVRDYDFVNADIKWFDGGTLNACYNCLDRHIEAGHGDATAIIWEGNDPSEDKTFSYSELLAEVKKFANVLKAQGIEKGDRVCIYLQMVPELAIAMLACARIGAVHSIVFGAFSAESLRDRINDSACKLLITQDTAMRGPRSDIPMKANADAAVAECPSIEKVVVVERTGDTVDFDASRDIWWHKAMAKADTECEPAVMNAEDPLFILYTSGSTGQPKGVLHTTGGYLVYTSYTHQQVFDYHEGDVYWCTADIGWITGHSYIIYGPLANRAISIMFEGVPNYPDFGRFWQVVEKHNINIFYTAPTALRALMKEGDTWVEKYDRSTLRLLGTVGEPIKEPEWLWYYNIVGEERCPIVDTWWQTETGGILMTPLPAATPLKPGSATFPFFGIEPVILDEGGNEVEGNPATGYLCIKTAWPGIMRTVYGDHERFLDTYFRRFPGYYMTGDGVLRDEEGYYWITGRVDDVLNVSGHRLGTAEVEGAIGQHEAVAEAAVVGYPHDIKGQGIYAYVTLMTGESASDTVETGIKQAVRQQIGPIATPDKIQFTPALPKTRSGKIMRRILRKIAEGDISELGDTSTLADPTVVDALVEGRR, encoded by the coding sequence ATGGCTAATAATGTTTTTCTACCAGCAGACACTGCGTATCCCATAGAGGATGCGCACGTCAACAGTTTAGAAACATATCAAGCACAATATGCCGACTCAATTCAAGACCCAGAAGCGTTTTGGGCAACAATCGCGGAACGGTTGACATGGTATCAGAAATGGGATACTGTCCGCGATTACGATTTCGTCAATGCCGATATTAAATGGTTCGATGGCGGTACATTGAACGCTTGTTATAACTGCCTTGATCGGCATATAGAAGCCGGGCACGGCGATGCGACGGCCATTATTTGGGAAGGGAACGATCCCTCCGAAGATAAGACTTTTAGTTACAGTGAACTCCTCGCCGAGGTTAAAAAGTTCGCTAACGTGTTAAAAGCGCAAGGTATTGAAAAAGGCGATCGCGTCTGTATCTACCTACAGATGGTGCCAGAGTTGGCAATCGCGATGTTAGCGTGTGCGAGGATTGGTGCTGTTCACTCTATTGTCTTCGGTGCATTTTCAGCGGAATCGCTTCGAGACAGAATCAATGATTCGGCGTGTAAACTACTGATTACGCAAGATACCGCAATGCGCGGTCCGCGTAGCGATATACCGATGAAGGCGAATGCGGATGCTGCAGTTGCGGAATGTCCGTCTATTGAAAAAGTTGTCGTCGTGGAGCGCACTGGGGATACAGTCGATTTTGATGCATCGCGAGATATTTGGTGGCACAAGGCGATGGCAAAGGCGGATACGGAATGTGAACCCGCCGTTATGAATGCGGAAGACCCGCTTTTTATTTTGTATACCTCCGGTTCGACCGGTCAACCGAAAGGCGTTTTGCATACCACAGGGGGTTACTTAGTCTACACGTCTTACACACATCAACAGGTTTTTGATTACCACGAAGGCGATGTCTACTGGTGTACTGCTGATATAGGCTGGATTACTGGGCATTCTTACATTATCTACGGTCCACTCGCGAATCGTGCGATTAGCATCATGTTTGAAGGTGTACCAAACTATCCGGACTTTGGACGTTTTTGGCAAGTCGTTGAGAAGCACAATATTAATATTTTCTACACTGCTCCAACGGCACTGCGCGCCCTGATGAAAGAAGGGGATACATGGGTCGAAAAGTACGACAGGTCTACGCTCAGGCTACTCGGTACGGTGGGTGAACCGATCAAAGAACCGGAATGGTTGTGGTACTATAATATCGTCGGTGAGGAACGATGCCCAATCGTTGATACATGGTGGCAAACCGAGACGGGTGGGATTTTGATGACACCACTTCCGGCTGCAACACCACTGAAACCTGGCTCGGCAACGTTTCCGTTCTTCGGGATTGAACCGGTGATACTTGATGAAGGTGGGAACGAAGTGGAAGGGAACCCAGCAACGGGCTATTTGTGTATTAAAACGGCGTGGCCCGGTATCATGCGAACCGTCTACGGCGACCATGAACGGTTTTTGGACACCTATTTCCGTAGGTTCCCTGGTTACTATATGACAGGAGATGGGGTTCTACGCGATGAAGAGGGGTATTATTGGATTACAGGGCGCGTGGACGATGTTCTGAACGTCTCTGGACACCGATTAGGCACGGCCGAGGTCGAGGGCGCGATCGGGCAACACGAGGCAGTGGCAGAAGCGGCAGTCGTGGGGTATCCACACGACATCAAGGGGCAAGGCATCTATGCGTATGTTACGCTCATGACAGGCGAATCTGCATCTGATACGGTAGAGACCGGCATCAAACAGGCGGTTCGACAACAAATTGGACCTATCGCCACGCCTGACAAGATTCAGTTTACCCCTGCTCTGCCAAAGACGAGATCCGGCAAGATTATGCGGCGTATCCTGCGTAAGATCGCGGAAGGCGACATCTCCGAGCTCGGTGATACCTCCACGCTCGCCGATCCGACAGTCGTTGATGCTTTGGTTGAAGGACGACGATAG
- a CDS encoding type II toxin-antitoxin system RelE/ParE family toxin: protein MVNRDGQPIEIQYYRDPNSRQPFIEWFESIRDKIAQRRIDKRLARLEDGNFGDCQSVGGGVFELRLHFGPGYRIYFRQIESTLVLLLCGGDKASQQRDIELAKAYWRAYKETYQ, encoded by the coding sequence ATTGTCAACAGAGACGGACAACCCATAGAAATACAATACTACCGGGATCCAAACAGCAGACAACCTTTTATTGAATGGTTTGAATCTATCCGAGATAAAATAGCACAACGGAGAATTGACAAGCGACTTGCGAGGCTTGAAGATGGTAATTTTGGGGATTGCCAATCTGTTGGTGGAGGTGTGTTTGAATTGCGTCTGCACTTTGGACCAGGATATCGCATCTATTTCCGTCAAATTGAAAGTACACTCGTCCTTCTGCTTTGTGGTGGAGACAAAGCATCACAGCAGCGGGATATTGAACTCGCGAAGGCCTATTGGCGAGCATACAAGGAGACATATCAATGA